In Synechococcus sp. RS9909, one genomic interval encodes:
- a CDS encoding MFS transporter, producing the protein MRAPLRARLLWWVSLVFVAWMIWAETSFQTYDRSLGQDLTLTPAQLAVIGGAFLLPYSLVQIPVGWLLDRWPVERLLLLGAFTAAACSLGFARAESWNALLWHRFGLGLSCAVAFPASGLLARRSLPPQRFALAMGATDSLLGFGAVVAVLMPLLFGGLGWRQQVLLQAIGLIALVLVPLACLQQRTAMTSAAALAAGAAPARWTSRARRTVAHAAAVYAWAGGLLFGLGQYGLLSQLQHWGETLMLNVTLLLSLGLVAGMVLAGALGGEPRRRRTLLLCGAVLTALALGWLMQGDADPSLRLLAGALFGLGLGPCVLAFPMAEAAAPSGRTAMVVAMVNTAGTFSGAVMTLVSGWMLQRAAQAEPPLLLPIYGALALLGVLLAWTASRR; encoded by the coding sequence ATGCGCGCTCCGCTTCGCGCCCGTCTGCTCTGGTGGGTGAGTTTGGTGTTTGTGGCCTGGATGATCTGGGCGGAGACCAGCTTTCAGACCTACGACCGCTCGCTCGGGCAGGACCTGACGCTCACGCCCGCCCAGCTGGCTGTGATCGGCGGAGCTTTTCTGCTGCCTTACAGCCTGGTGCAGATTCCCGTGGGCTGGCTGCTCGATCGCTGGCCGGTGGAGCGACTGCTGCTGCTGGGCGCCTTCACGGCAGCCGCCTGCAGCCTCGGTTTCGCTCGTGCGGAAAGCTGGAACGCCCTGCTGTGGCATCGCTTCGGGCTCGGGTTGAGCTGCGCGGTGGCCTTCCCGGCCTCCGGTCTGCTGGCGCGACGCAGCCTGCCGCCTCAACGGTTTGCTCTCGCCATGGGAGCCACCGACAGCTTGTTGGGGTTCGGTGCGGTGGTGGCCGTGCTGATGCCGTTGCTGTTCGGAGGCCTGGGGTGGCGCCAACAGGTGCTGCTGCAGGCGATCGGCCTGATCGCTCTGGTGCTGGTGCCCCTGGCTTGCCTGCAGCAGCGCACAGCGATGACCTCTGCCGCTGCGCTTGCGGCTGGGGCGGCACCAGCTCGCTGGACCTCCCGTGCCCGCCGCACGGTGGCGCATGCGGCGGCGGTGTATGCCTGGGCCGGTGGGCTGTTGTTCGGGCTCGGCCAATACGGCCTGCTCTCGCAGTTGCAGCACTGGGGTGAGACGTTGATGCTCAACGTCACCCTGCTGCTCTCGCTTGGGTTGGTGGCCGGCATGGTGCTGGCCGGTGCTCTGGGGGGTGAGCCCCGCCGCCGCCGCACCCTGTTGCTGTGCGGGGCGGTGCTCACGGCGCTGGCTCTGGGGTGGTTGATGCAAGGGGATGCTGATCCTTCGCTGCGCCTGCTGGCTGGCGCCTTGTTCGGCCTTGGGCTCGGCCCTTGCGTGCTCGCTTTCCCGATGGCGGAGGCCGCCGCACCGTCGGGACGGACCGCGATGGTGGTGGCGATGGTGAACACCGCCGGCACGTTCAGCGGGGCGGTGATGACCCTCGTGTCGGGTTGGATGCTGCAACGGGCGGCCCAGGCTGAGCCGCCGCTGCTGTTGCCGATTTATGGCGCCCTGGCCCTGCTGGGTGTGCTGTTGGCCTGGACGGCCTCACGGCGTTGA
- a CDS encoding DegT/DnrJ/EryC1/StrS aminotransferase family protein, which produces MQVPPFSLSQQLADLGPELDDAVLRVLRSGQYIGGGEIQRFEERFATSVGTPHAVGCNSGTDALILALRGLGIGPGDQVITASFSFFATAEAISAVGATPVFVDVDPATYLIDLNQIEAAITPATRALIPVHLFGRPVDMDQLMAIARRHDLKVVEDCAQATGASWNGQAVGSWGDVGCFSFFPTKNLGGAGDGGAVTCRDAELAQRMRQLAVHGMPRRYLHTALGYNSRLDALQAAVLNVKLPHLGDWVEKRRAIASRYQEALEGLPGLQLPHPASAAAVGHGWNQFVVRVRLCPENQPHCAGRCDDPASGFGLPSSRCRDWLKQSLQEQGVSTIIYYPIPIHRQPAYADQQPAPGSLPVTEQLCSEVLSLPIFPELSLEQQDQVIAVLRTLLARTAQVERMVA; this is translated from the coding sequence ATGCAGGTGCCTCCCTTCAGTCTCAGTCAGCAGCTCGCCGATCTGGGGCCGGAGCTCGACGATGCCGTGTTGCGGGTGCTGCGCAGTGGTCAATACATCGGCGGCGGCGAAATTCAACGCTTCGAGGAACGGTTTGCCACCAGCGTCGGCACGCCCCACGCCGTGGGCTGCAACAGTGGCACCGATGCCCTGATTCTGGCGCTGCGGGGCCTGGGCATCGGACCCGGCGATCAGGTGATCACCGCCTCCTTCAGCTTCTTTGCCACAGCCGAAGCGATCAGCGCCGTGGGCGCCACCCCGGTGTTTGTGGATGTGGATCCCGCCACCTATCTGATCGACCTCAATCAGATCGAAGCGGCGATCACCCCCGCCACCCGGGCCCTCATTCCCGTTCACCTGTTCGGCCGCCCGGTGGACATGGATCAGCTGATGGCGATCGCCCGGCGCCATGACCTCAAGGTGGTAGAGGACTGCGCCCAGGCCACCGGCGCCAGCTGGAACGGCCAGGCCGTGGGGAGCTGGGGCGATGTGGGCTGCTTCAGCTTCTTCCCCACCAAGAATCTGGGAGGCGCCGGTGATGGCGGCGCCGTCACCTGCCGTGATGCGGAGCTGGCCCAACGCATGCGCCAACTGGCGGTGCACGGCATGCCCAGGCGCTATCTGCACACCGCGCTGGGTTACAACAGCCGCCTCGATGCCCTGCAGGCCGCCGTTCTCAACGTGAAACTGCCCCATCTGGGCGATTGGGTCGAGAAGCGCCGTGCCATCGCCAGCCGCTATCAGGAGGCCCTGGAAGGTCTGCCGGGCCTGCAACTCCCCCACCCTGCCTCTGCCGCTGCAGTCGGCCATGGTTGGAACCAGTTCGTGGTGCGCGTGCGCCTCTGCCCCGAGAACCAGCCCCATTGCGCCGGCCGGTGCGACGACCCAGCCAGTGGCTTCGGATTACCCAGCAGCCGCTGCCGTGACTGGCTGAAGCAGAGCCTGCAGGAGCAGGGCGTCAGCACGATCATCTATTACCCGATCCCGATCCACCGTCAACCGGCCTACGCCGACCAGCAGCCGGCCCCCGGCAGCCTGCCGGTCACCGAACAACTCTGCAGCGAGGTGCTGAGCCTGCCGATCTTCCCGGAACTGTCCCTGGAGCAGCAGGATCAGGTGATTGCCGTGTTGCGAACCCTGCTGGCCCGCACTGCTCAAGTGGAGCGGATGGTGGCGTAA
- a CDS encoding SIMPL domain-containing protein, whose amino-acid sequence MPPRSPFSALPRLRSSGFAAVSLLPVIALLPLEVQAQVRPAACAGTVLELSVLERGQTQTDRFRFSLRLEAEAATTAAALDQLNQRLEATRTALQGLAQGPLTIPAPRSYARGGGSQGPRRQLASTSISGEVGRGGYDQLIQVAGRLPGVRLQGMTSLASTQNQNALADQLLESALKQGREQAERTAAALGLRRVTLLRIDQRRSGAVRPLAYAANAGRQFRPEEAPQPSQSLALNLDYCLS is encoded by the coding sequence ATGCCTCCTCGTTCCCCCTTCTCTGCTCTGCCTCGGTTGCGCTCCTCCGGGTTCGCCGCGGTGTCGCTTCTTCCCGTGATCGCCCTGCTGCCCCTGGAGGTTCAGGCCCAGGTGCGCCCCGCCGCCTGCGCTGGCACGGTGTTGGAGCTGAGTGTGCTGGAGCGGGGGCAGACCCAAACGGATCGTTTCCGCTTTTCCCTGCGCCTGGAGGCGGAGGCGGCCACGACGGCGGCGGCACTGGATCAGCTCAACCAGCGGCTGGAGGCCACACGCACAGCGTTGCAGGGGCTGGCGCAGGGACCGCTGACGATTCCGGCACCACGTTCTTATGCCAGAGGCGGCGGCAGCCAGGGACCGCGGCGTCAGCTGGCCAGCACCAGCATCAGCGGTGAGGTGGGGCGGGGCGGCTATGACCAGCTGATTCAGGTGGCTGGCCGGTTGCCAGGTGTGCGGCTCCAGGGCATGACCTCCCTGGCCTCAACGCAGAACCAGAACGCCCTGGCCGATCAGTTGCTGGAGTCGGCCCTGAAGCAGGGACGGGAGCAGGCCGAGCGCACGGCAGCGGCGCTCGGCCTGCGGCGGGTGACGTTGCTGCGGATCGATCAGCGCCGCAGCGGCGCGGTGCGGCCCCTGGCCTATGCCGCTAATGCGGGCCGTCAGTTCCGACCCGAGGAGGCGCCCCAACCCAGTCAATCCCTGGCGTTGAACCTGGATTACTGCCTGTCCTGA
- the fabI gene encoding enoyl-ACP reductase FabI yields MLLDLTGKKILVTGIANNKSIAWGIAQQLRAAGAELGITYLPDEKGRFEAKVRDLTAPLEPSLFLPLNVQDAAQMEAVFAEIKQTWGVLDGLVHCLAFAGKEELIGDYSATTAEGFARALEISAYSLAPLCRHAKPLFSEKAGVVTLTYLGAERAIPNYNVMGVAKAALEASVRYLSAELGPEKQVRVNAISAGPIRTLASSAIGGILDMIHNVEEKAPLRRTVTQTEVGNTAAFLLSELSSGISGQTIYVDAGYCINGM; encoded by the coding sequence ATGCTTCTCGATCTCACGGGCAAGAAGATCCTCGTTACCGGCATTGCCAACAACAAATCGATCGCCTGGGGCATCGCCCAGCAGCTCCGGGCGGCCGGGGCCGAACTGGGTATCACCTACCTCCCCGACGAGAAGGGCCGTTTCGAAGCCAAGGTGCGTGATCTGACCGCACCCCTGGAGCCCAGCCTGTTTCTGCCCCTGAATGTGCAGGACGCGGCCCAGATGGAAGCGGTGTTCGCCGAGATCAAGCAGACCTGGGGCGTGCTCGATGGTCTGGTGCACTGCCTCGCCTTTGCCGGCAAGGAGGAGCTGATCGGCGACTACAGCGCCACCACTGCCGAGGGTTTTGCCCGGGCCCTGGAGATCAGCGCCTATTCCCTTGCCCCCCTCTGCCGCCACGCCAAGCCCCTGTTCAGCGAGAAGGCCGGCGTGGTCACCCTCACCTATCTCGGCGCTGAGCGGGCGATCCCTAACTACAACGTGATGGGTGTGGCGAAGGCGGCCCTGGAAGCCTCGGTGCGTTACCTCTCCGCCGAGCTGGGCCCGGAAAAGCAGGTGCGGGTCAACGCGATCAGCGCCGGCCCGATCCGCACCCTCGCCAGCTCGGCCATCGGCGGCATCCTCGACATGATCCACAACGTGGAGGAGAAAGCGCCCCTGCGCCGCACCGTCACCCAGACCGAGGTGGGCAACACCGCCGCCTTCCTGCTCAGCGAGCTCTCGAGTGGTATCTCCGGCCAGACGATCTACGTGGATGCGGGCTACTGCATCAACGGGATGTGA
- a CDS encoding carotenoid oxygenase family protein encodes MTVAPAADRFNRDDWASAFRNVEQELTNVALHPVRGTVPPELVGTLYRNGPGRLERGGQRVHHPFDGDGMITALRFDAGGAVSLSNRFVRTAGWLAEEAAQKVLYRGVFGSQKPGGPLANAFDLRLKNIANTGVVRLGDALLALWEAAEPHALDPDTLETHGLSLLGGVLSPGEAFSAHPRFDPGHHGRPRLVSFGVKTGPRSTIRLMEFATEDDAAAGIRAGDLLSERRDSFNGFAFLHDFAITPNWAVFLQNAVAFNPLPFVLGQKGAAQCLQSKPGGQAKFWLIPRDGGVFAGQQPRIIDAPEGFVFHHLNAWEQEGDVVVESIYYSDFPSIGPDVDFTAVDFDLIPEGLLEQCRIHLESGQVTTTRLSERCCEFAMVNPHREGLPCRFAWMAAAERERGNDPLQVIKKLDLHTGDRQIWSAAPRGFVSEPLMVPRPGAEAEDDGWVLELFWNGERQGSDLVILDAADLRELAAFELPLAIPHGLHGSWVPSLTSAPAGGSPDGAAPQTRAS; translated from the coding sequence GTGACCGTTGCTCCCGCCGCTGATCGCTTCAACCGCGACGACTGGGCCAGCGCGTTCCGCAATGTGGAGCAGGAGCTCACCAACGTGGCCCTGCATCCCGTGCGCGGAACCGTGCCGCCAGAGCTGGTGGGCACGCTGTACCGCAACGGTCCCGGTCGCCTGGAACGGGGCGGCCAGCGCGTGCACCATCCTTTTGATGGCGACGGCATGATCACCGCCCTGCGCTTTGACGCTGGCGGTGCGGTCAGCCTCAGCAATCGTTTTGTGCGCACCGCCGGTTGGTTGGCGGAGGAAGCAGCCCAGAAGGTGCTGTATCGGGGAGTGTTCGGCAGTCAGAAGCCCGGGGGGCCGCTGGCGAATGCCTTTGATCTGCGCCTGAAGAACATCGCCAACACCGGTGTGGTGCGCCTGGGCGATGCGCTGTTGGCGCTGTGGGAAGCGGCTGAGCCCCATGCCCTTGATCCCGACACGCTCGAGACCCATGGCCTCTCCCTGCTGGGCGGCGTGCTCAGCCCCGGTGAGGCCTTCAGCGCCCATCCGCGGTTTGATCCCGGCCATCACGGCCGGCCGCGCCTGGTCAGCTTCGGCGTCAAGACCGGTCCGCGCAGCACGATCCGGCTGATGGAGTTCGCCACGGAGGACGATGCCGCTGCCGGCATCCGCGCCGGTGATCTGCTCAGCGAGCGACGCGACAGCTTCAACGGCTTTGCCTTCCTGCACGACTTCGCGATCACGCCCAACTGGGCCGTGTTCCTGCAGAACGCCGTGGCCTTCAACCCCCTGCCTTTTGTTCTCGGTCAGAAAGGTGCGGCCCAGTGTCTGCAGTCCAAGCCCGGCGGCCAGGCGAAGTTCTGGTTGATTCCCCGCGATGGCGGTGTCTTCGCCGGCCAGCAGCCGCGGATCATCGACGCCCCGGAGGGCTTCGTGTTTCACCACCTCAATGCCTGGGAGCAGGAGGGCGATGTGGTGGTGGAGAGCATCTACTACAGCGATTTCCCCTCGATCGGCCCGGATGTGGATTTCACGGCCGTGGATTTCGACCTGATCCCCGAAGGACTGCTGGAGCAGTGCCGCATCCACCTGGAGAGCGGTCAGGTCACAACGACGCGGTTGAGCGAGCGTTGCTGTGAGTTCGCGATGGTGAATCCCCACAGGGAGGGCCTGCCCTGCCGCTTCGCCTGGATGGCCGCGGCGGAGCGGGAGCGGGGCAATGATCCGCTTCAGGTGATCAAGAAGCTCGATCTCCACACTGGAGACCGCCAGATCTGGAGCGCCGCGCCCCGCGGTTTTGTCAGCGAGCCGCTGATGGTGCCCAGGCCCGGTGCGGAAGCTGAAGATGATGGCTGGGTGCTCGAACTGTTCTGGAACGGGGAGCGACAGGGCTCGGATCTGGTGATCCTCGATGCGGCTGACCTGCGTGAACTGGCGGCGTTTGAATTGCCCCTGGCCATCCCCCATGGCCTGCATGGCAGCTGGGTGCCTTCGCTTACGTCGGCACCTGCAGGCGGTTCACCAGATGGCGCTGCTCCACAGACGCGCGCCAGTTGA
- a CDS encoding BCCT family transporter codes for MPSAPDAVPSSPNAPRPWWRQPPLWIGALPLVLFLVLAAADLAAARAFTESGKAISSALLGSLWQWMAVVLFLIAVGLAISPLGRLRLGGVDARPSLKFFDWCAVLICTLLAGGGVFWSAAEPLFHFQTPAPYFAGIEGSTAAAVDPALAVSFLHWGFLAWALVATTVTITLSIRERRGEPLRPRSLLVGLLPRTWVEGGMGDLADGVSVVAAIAGTVGPLGFLSLQLSHAAGQLPGLQDSASLQSLVVVMLTAIFASSTVSGIQRGIKWLSELNVWLTLAMAAGLLLLGPGLWLMRHFLTAFGTYLLNLPQMALAANSSPDNWVNGWTVFYWGWFLGYAPLMGLFTAGVSRGRSVRELVLAVAILCPIVTNLWFTLLGGTGMALELSNSGSVSGPLSNNGAAAALLAILGQLPLAWLLIPVGLVLVVLFMATSADSMSYAAAMVVSGQRTPPALLRLFWALMIGSLTLVLLRIGSGLGDSTSIDALQAFIVITAVPVTPLVLTSLWSAPRLAWKEWRQQEASTP; via the coding sequence ATGCCGTCCGCGCCTGACGCCGTGCCGTCCTCCCCCAACGCTCCGCGCCCCTGGTGGCGCCAGCCCCCGCTTTGGATCGGGGCGCTTCCACTGGTGCTGTTTCTGGTCCTGGCGGCGGCCGACCTGGCGGCCGCCAGAGCATTCACCGAGTCGGGCAAAGCGATCAGCAGCGCCCTGCTGGGCAGCCTCTGGCAGTGGATGGCCGTGGTGCTCTTTCTGATCGCCGTGGGGCTGGCGATCAGTCCGCTCGGCCGCCTGCGCCTGGGCGGCGTCGACGCCAGGCCGAGTCTGAAATTCTTCGACTGGTGTGCCGTTCTGATCTGCACCCTGCTGGCCGGCGGTGGCGTGTTCTGGTCAGCAGCTGAACCGCTGTTCCATTTCCAGACGCCGGCGCCCTATTTCGCGGGCATCGAAGGATCGACGGCGGCGGCGGTGGATCCAGCCCTGGCCGTGAGTTTTCTGCACTGGGGGTTTCTGGCCTGGGCGCTTGTGGCGACCACGGTCACGATCACCCTCTCGATCCGCGAGCGTCGCGGCGAACCGCTGCGGCCCCGATCGCTGCTGGTGGGGCTGCTGCCCAGGACCTGGGTTGAAGGCGGCATGGGTGATCTGGCCGATGGGGTGTCGGTGGTGGCGGCGATCGCCGGCACCGTGGGCCCGCTCGGCTTCCTCTCCCTGCAACTGAGCCATGCGGCCGGCCAGCTGCCTGGGCTGCAAGACAGCGCCAGCCTGCAATCGCTGGTGGTGGTGATGCTGACCGCGATCTTCGCCAGCTCCACGGTGAGCGGGATTCAGCGCGGCATCAAATGGCTCTCGGAGCTGAACGTGTGGCTCACCCTGGCGATGGCCGCAGGGCTGCTGCTGCTGGGCCCGGGGCTGTGGCTGATGCGCCACTTCCTCACCGCCTTCGGCACCTATCTGCTCAACCTGCCCCAGATGGCCCTGGCGGCCAACAGCAGCCCCGACAACTGGGTGAACGGCTGGACCGTCTTCTATTGGGGCTGGTTTCTCGGCTACGCGCCCCTGATGGGCCTGTTCACCGCCGGCGTCAGCCGCGGCCGCAGCGTGCGGGAGTTGGTGCTGGCCGTCGCCATCCTCTGCCCCATCGTCACCAATCTCTGGTTCACCCTGCTGGGGGGCACCGGCATGGCCCTGGAGCTGAGCAACAGCGGCAGTGTCAGCGGCCCGCTCAGCAACAACGGGGCGGCCGCCGCCCTGCTGGCGATCCTCGGTCAGCTGCCCCTGGCCTGGTTGCTGATTCCGGTGGGCCTGGTGCTGGTGGTGCTGTTCATGGCCACCAGCGCCGACTCAATGAGTTACGCCGCCGCCATGGTGGTGAGTGGTCAACGCACGCCGCCGGCGCTGCTGCGGCTGTTCTGGGCCCTGATGATCGGCAGCCTCACTCTGGTGTTGCTACGAATCGGCAGCGGCCTGGGCGACAGCACCTCGATCGATGCCCTGCAGGCCTTCATCGTGATCACAGCCGTCCCCGTGACGCCACTGGTGCTCACCAGTCTCTGGAGCGCCCCGCGCCTGGCCTGGAAGGAATGGCGCCAACAAGAGGCGTCAACGCCGTGA
- a CDS encoding FAD-binding domain-containing protein: MPPLPSSPPLPWPAQPGDLPRDLPNRDALEQLLAATFPEAEGPLSPIQGGRRAAAAQLQQLEPKRYGRSRNHLDGAVTRLSPWIRHGVLSLAEVRDAVFLQLQKRGQSRDDGAKLINELGWRDFWQRMWQALGDRIHDSQEELKTGHDPASYRVELPEDIRDGRTGLACIDAFRAELVHSGWLHNHARMWLAAYVVHWRRVHWKAGADWFLEHLLDGDPASNHLSWQWVASSFSHKPYFFNRDNLERYSNGRFCRDCASAAQCPFDGSYEQLEQQLFAAPRSVRAVTARRRR, from the coding sequence GTGCCACCCCTGCCAAGTTCTCCGCCCCTGCCCTGGCCGGCGCAGCCCGGAGACTTGCCGCGCGATCTGCCCAATCGAGACGCTCTGGAGCAACTGCTCGCGGCCACGTTCCCGGAGGCCGAGGGGCCGCTGAGCCCAATCCAGGGCGGCCGCCGAGCGGCGGCGGCCCAGCTGCAGCAGCTGGAGCCGAAGCGCTATGGCCGCAGTCGCAACCACCTGGACGGCGCCGTGACCCGGCTCTCCCCCTGGATTCGTCATGGCGTGCTCTCCCTGGCGGAGGTACGCGATGCCGTGTTCCTGCAGTTGCAGAAGCGAGGGCAGAGCCGCGATGACGGCGCCAAATTGATCAATGAACTGGGCTGGCGGGATTTCTGGCAGCGGATGTGGCAAGCCCTCGGCGATCGCATCCACGACAGCCAGGAGGAGCTCAAAACCGGCCATGACCCCGCCAGCTACCGCGTGGAACTTCCTGAAGACATCCGGGATGGCCGCACCGGACTGGCCTGCATCGATGCATTCCGGGCGGAACTGGTGCACAGCGGTTGGCTGCACAACCACGCCCGGATGTGGCTGGCCGCCTATGTGGTGCATTGGCGACGCGTCCACTGGAAGGCCGGCGCCGACTGGTTCCTCGAGCACCTGCTCGATGGCGACCCCGCCAGCAATCACCTGAGCTGGCAGTGGGTGGCCAGCAGCTTCAGCCACAAGCCTTACTTTTTCAATCGCGACAATCTGGAGCGTTACAGCAACGGGCGTTTCTGCCGCGACTGTGCCAGTGCAGCCCAATGCCCCTTTGACGGCAGCTACGAGCAGCTGGAGCAGCAGTTGTTCGCCGCCCCCAGGTCTGTGCGGGCCGTGACCGCACGGAGGCGTCGCTGA
- the hisB gene encoding imidazoleglycerol-phosphate dehydratase HisB, whose product MRTGTIHRVTGETDVRVKLNLDGSGSCTVSTGVPFLDHMLHQISSHGLIDLEIEARGDTHIDDHHTNEDVGIAVGQALAQALGDRRGIHRFGHFLAPLDEALVQVALDCSGRPHLSFGLQIPAQKIGSYDTELVKEFFVAVVNNSGLTLHIRQLDGVNSHHIVEACFKAFARALRLATEIDPRRAGAVPSSKGVLEQAGAG is encoded by the coding sequence ATGCGCACCGGCACCATCCATCGCGTCACCGGTGAAACCGATGTGCGCGTGAAGCTCAACCTCGACGGCAGCGGCAGCTGCACGGTGAGCACCGGCGTGCCGTTCCTCGATCACATGCTCCATCAGATCAGCAGCCATGGCCTGATCGATCTGGAGATCGAGGCCAGGGGTGACACCCATATCGATGATCACCACACCAATGAGGATGTGGGCATTGCCGTGGGTCAGGCCTTAGCCCAGGCCCTGGGCGATCGGCGTGGCATCCATCGCTTCGGCCACTTTCTGGCGCCTCTGGACGAGGCGCTGGTGCAGGTGGCCCTGGATTGCTCCGGCCGCCCCCACCTGAGCTTCGGTCTGCAGATTCCCGCTCAGAAGATCGGCAGCTACGACACCGAACTGGTGAAGGAGTTCTTCGTGGCGGTGGTGAACAACTCCGGTCTGACGCTCCACATCCGCCAGCTGGATGGGGTGAATTCCCACCACATCGTGGAGGCCTGCTTCAAAGCCTTCGCCCGTGCCCTGCGCCTGGCCACGGAGATCGATCCCCGTCGGGCCGGCGCGGTGCCCAGCAGTAAGGGGGTGCTGGAGCAGGCCGGCGCCGGCTGA
- a CDS encoding FAD-binding domain-containing protein — MNALRTLFWHRRDLRLADNTGLQAAVGLGPAVTGVVVLDPAILSPPPHLPPMAPARLWFLVESLIELQQRWREAGSRLLVVAGDPATVLPRLASLLDAPAVVWSRDVEPYARERDRAVARALQADGRKVLVDWDQLLVNPELLKTGGGDPYRVYGPFLRNWRGQVERSEPSTVASPSGLIDLEPETLALISSGEGELGRLCLEGQRQLEHLRAAHGFAGIELCPCRPGEAAAAEQLATFVAGPLMAYEPDRNVPSVVGTSSLSAALSVGTLSPRQAWCAAQEVKQCVRSDEQLQAITVWEQELGWREFYQQALFHFPELADGPYRPQWRRFPWENNDDWFDFWKDGQTGMPIIDAAMRQLNQTGWMHNRCRMIVASYLVKDLICDWRWGERAFMELEVDGDLAANNGGWQWSASSGMDPKPLRIFNPATQASKFDAEGEYIRRWLPELRHVNTNDLLSGEIPALERRGYPEPLVNHKSQQARFKALYATIRST; from the coding sequence ATGAACGCTCTCCGCACCCTCTTCTGGCATCGCCGCGATCTGCGTCTGGCCGATAACACCGGTCTGCAGGCGGCTGTCGGCCTCGGCCCCGCCGTCACGGGGGTGGTTGTGCTCGATCCGGCGATCCTCTCGCCGCCGCCGCACTTGCCGCCGATGGCGCCGGCCCGGCTCTGGTTTCTGGTGGAGAGCCTGATCGAGCTGCAGCAGCGCTGGCGTGAGGCCGGCAGCCGTTTGTTGGTGGTGGCCGGCGATCCCGCCACCGTGCTGCCCCGGCTGGCCAGCCTGCTTGATGCGCCTGCGGTGGTGTGGAGCCGTGATGTGGAGCCCTATGCGCGCGAGCGCGACCGGGCGGTGGCCAGAGCGTTGCAGGCCGATGGCCGCAAGGTGCTGGTCGACTGGGACCAGCTCCTGGTGAATCCGGAGCTGCTCAAGACCGGCGGCGGTGATCCCTACCGGGTGTATGGGCCGTTTCTGCGCAACTGGCGCGGCCAGGTGGAACGCAGCGAGCCCAGCACGGTGGCGTCTCCCAGTGGATTGATCGATCTTGAGCCGGAGACGCTTGCGCTGATCAGCAGCGGCGAGGGGGAGCTGGGTCGTTTGTGCCTGGAGGGTCAGCGGCAACTGGAGCACTTGCGCGCCGCCCATGGCTTTGCGGGCATTGAGCTTTGCCCCTGCCGGCCTGGAGAGGCCGCGGCGGCGGAACAGCTGGCCACGTTTGTGGCTGGCCCGTTGATGGCCTACGAACCCGACCGCAACGTTCCGAGTGTGGTGGGTACGTCGTCTCTGAGCGCTGCGCTGAGTGTGGGCACCCTGAGCCCCCGTCAGGCCTGGTGCGCCGCTCAGGAGGTGAAGCAGTGCGTGCGCAGTGATGAACAGCTCCAGGCGATCACGGTGTGGGAGCAGGAGCTGGGCTGGCGTGAGTTCTATCAACAGGCGTTGTTTCATTTCCCTGAGCTGGCGGATGGCCCTTACCGGCCGCAATGGCGCCGCTTCCCCTGGGAGAACAACGACGACTGGTTCGACTTCTGGAAGGATGGCCAGACCGGCATGCCGATCATCGACGCGGCGATGCGCCAGCTGAATCAAACCGGCTGGATGCACAACCGCTGCCGCATGATCGTGGCGTCGTATCTGGTGAAGGATCTGATCTGCGACTGGCGCTGGGGCGAGCGCGCCTTCATGGAGCTGGAGGTGGATGGCGATCTGGCCGCCAACAACGGCGGCTGGCAATGGAGCGCCAGCAGTGGCATGGACCCCAAGCCACTGAGGATCTTCAACCCGGCCACCCAGGCCTCAAAATTCGATGCGGAAGGGGAGTACATCCGCCGCTGGTTACCGGAGCTCCGCCACGTCAACACCAACGATCTGTTGAGTGGTGAGATCCCTGCTCTGGAGCGACGCGGCTATCCCGAGCCGTTGGTGAACCACAAAAGCCAGCAGGCGCGCTTCAAGGCGCTTTACGCCACCATCCGCTCCACTTGA